A window of bacterium contains these coding sequences:
- a CDS encoding DUF4160 domain-containing protein encodes MPTISTFYGILIQMFWQDHAPPHFHALYAESEALIDIHTLEILEGQLPRRALALVLEWAMEHRAELLEDWELCSRMQQPKKDSSPDLTPAVSPSMPWRVAEVKVLGDYRLFVRFVDGLTGTVDMSAFIKSEEAGVFSVLADPLLFDQVYTLHGAVTWPGELDIAPDAMYRQIREKGEWRL; translated from the coding sequence ATGCCGACCATCAGCACGTTTTATGGAATTTTGATCCAGATGTTCTGGCAGGATCATGCGCCGCCGCATTTTCACGCGCTATATGCAGAGAGCGAAGCACTCATAGATATACACACGCTGGAAATTCTTGAGGGACAATTGCCCCGCCGTGCGCTGGCGCTGGTGCTGGAATGGGCAATGGAGCACCGAGCCGAGCTTCTGGAGGATTGGGAACTGTGTTCACGCATGCAGCAGCCGAAAAAAGATTCATCCCCTGACCTGACGCCTGCGGTCAGCCCCTCCATGCCATGGCGGGTTGCCGAGGTAAAGGTTTTGGGCGATTACCGGCTTTTCGTCCGCTTTGTCGATGGGCTTACCGGCACCGTCGATATGAGCGCGTTCATAAAGTCGGAAGAGGCGGGAGTATTTTCCGTCCTCGCCGACCCTCTTCTCTTCGATCAGGTCTACACCCTCCACGGCGCGGTAACGTGGCCAGGAGAACTCGACATCGCCCCCGACGCCATGTACAGGCAGATTCGCGAAAAAGGCGAGTGGAGGCTGTAA
- the kdpF gene encoding K(+)-transporting ATPase subunit F produces the protein MNFDYVIGAGAAAFLFAYLAYALFNPEKF, from the coding sequence ATGAACTTCGACTACGTAATCGGGGCCGGAGCGGCGGCGTTTTTGTTCGCCTATCTGGCCTACGCGCTCTTCAATCCCGAAAAATTCTGA